Part of the Lichenicola cladoniae genome is shown below.
GAGCCAGCGCCCGGTATTTCGCTTCGGCGTCGGCATTCCAAGGGGTCGGGCTGATGCGGCCGGGCAGGATCAGCCGGGCGATCGCCAGCAGCCCGATGAGCACCGACAGGCCGACCGAGAGCCGTGTCCGGCCGCTCATGTTCCGGCCGGCGACCAGTTCCAGCCAGCTATTATCGGCGAAACTGTGGATGTCGGGCTCGAGCTGCACCAGCATCAGCACGCAGCCGAGCAGCAGCAGCAGCGGCAGCACCGTCGCCGGGGCCAGCGGCTCGCTGAGCAGGCGGGCGTGGCGATAGTATGAGCTTCGGAACGGCGCGATCACCAGGGCGGCCAGGATGAGCACGCCCGGCACGGCCAGCGGCAGCCCGCGCAGTGCCGTGATGGCGGCGGCGATGCAGAGCAGGAGCAGCGTGGTGCCCCAGGCCAGCGTCACCCGTTGCGAGAGGCCGATCGCCAGCCCCATCAGCACCGCGCCGATCAGCGAGGGAATGTAGTCGCCGGCTGCCTCGATGAAGAGGACGAGGCTGTTATCGGGGGCGAACAGTCCCGCCGGCGCCGGCAGCGCGAAGGACAGGTCCGGCACGGTCTCGATCGCGCCGAGTGCCAGCAGCATCGCCCCGCACAGCGAGACGGCGGCGGCCGCGACGATGACCGCGAAATCGGCCTCGCTCTCGCGCACGACGCCGGATGGCCGCACCCTCACCGCATGGCCGGCGCCCAGCCGGCCTGCGAACAGCGTGTCGCTCCGCAGCAGCAGTTCGTGGCCGGCGAACAGCAGGCCGGCGATGAACAGCGGGATGATGTAGTAGAACAGCCGGAACACCAGGATGACGCCGAGGGCAGTCGGCGCCGGCAGGAACGGCGACAGGCCGAGCACCATCGCCCCGTCGAACACGCCGAGCCCGCCCGGCACGCCGGCGATCAGGCCGGCACTGTACGATGCGATGTAGATGGCCAGGAACGCCGGGTAGCTCAGCCCGATCCCGTCGGGCAGCAGGGTGTAGGCGATGGCGGCGGTCGCGGCGACGTCGAGTGCGGCTACCGCAACCTGGCCGATCGACATGCGCAGGCCGGGAAGCGAGATGGTCCAGCGCCATAGCGTGACGGATTTCAGCCGGGCGGACAGACCGACGTACAGCGCCACCACCGACCATGCGCAGACACCGATCAGCGTCAGCAGCACCGGGGAAACCTTCGCCGAGAGCATCGGCAGCGAGCCGGGCTCGAGCAGCAGCACGGCGCCGATCAGCGTGCACGCGCCGAGAAGGTAAGTGAGCGAGCAGAACGCGATGATCTGGGTGATCGCGGCCGGTCTCAGGCCCCAGTTGCCGTACAGCCGGAAGCGAACGGCGGCACCGGAGATCGCGGCGAAGCCGAGATTGTGGGACAGCACGTAGGAACAGAAGGCGGCGAAGGCGGTGCGGCCGAAGCTCAGCCGATAACCGACATGGATCGTCGCGAGCCGGTCGTAGAACGAGAGAACAAAATAGGACAGCAGGGTGAAGCCGGCCGAGGCGAACAGGCTGGCGCGGGGAATACCGAGCAGGCTGTCGCGGATCTGGGCGATGCTGAGATGACGGACCTCCTTCTGGACCGCATAGATCGCGGCAACGAACAGCAGCAGCCCGATCAGCGGCGGCAGCCGGCGCAGCACGCGGCGCCAGGCGGGAGGGGGTCGGCCGGGATCCTCGTCGAGGCAACCGGGTGGGCGAGACGACATCATCACGTCGGATCCCGATCGAGCGCCTAGAGTTCCGTCAGGTCCGGACTTGGGCGGGCCAGGGCCGTGTCGATCAGGGCGACCGTCTCGGACACGCCGTAGAGCGCGATGAAGATGCCGAAGCGAGGCCCCTCCTTCTGGCCGAGCAGCACCTCGTACAAGCAGCCGAACCAGGCGCGCAACTCGGGAAACTGGTGCCGCTTGCCGACCTCGAACACCAGGTTCTGCAGCGCGTCGGGCGTCATGCCGCTGTGCGGATCGACGCCGCGCAGGGTTTCGGCGAGATCGGCCAGGGCCGCGCGTTCGCGTTCGTCCGGCGCCCGGTACGTTTTGGCGGGGCGGACGAAGTCCTGGTAGTACGACACCGCATGCTCG
Proteins encoded:
- a CDS encoding lysylphosphatidylglycerol synthase domain-containing protein; this translates as MMSSRPPGCLDEDPGRPPPAWRRVLRRLPPLIGLLLFVAAIYAVQKEVRHLSIAQIRDSLLGIPRASLFASAGFTLLSYFVLSFYDRLATIHVGYRLSFGRTAFAAFCSYVLSHNLGFAAISGAAVRFRLYGNWGLRPAAITQIIAFCSLTYLLGACTLIGAVLLLEPGSLPMLSAKVSPVLLTLIGVCAWSVVALYVGLSARLKSVTLWRWTISLPGLRMSIGQVAVAALDVAATAAIAYTLLPDGIGLSYPAFLAIYIASYSAGLIAGVPGGLGVFDGAMVLGLSPFLPAPTALGVILVFRLFYYIIPLFIAGLLFAGHELLLRSDTLFAGRLGAGHAVRVRPSGVVRESEADFAVIVAAAAVSLCGAMLLALGAIETVPDLSFALPAPAGLFAPDNSLVLFIEAAGDYIPSLIGAVLMGLAIGLSQRVTLAWGTTLLLLCIAAAITALRGLPLAVPGVLILAALVIAPFRSSYYRHARLLSEPLAPATVLPLLLLLGCVLMLVQLEPDIHSFADNSWLELVAGRNMSGRTRLSVGLSVLIGLLAIARLILPGRISPTPWNADAEAKYRALAPGTSLPVTVPDGLVLGETGRALIPFRRLGRIVAGLGDPAGAASDQVSTIWRLRDLAVQEGREPVFWKVGPDLLAVYADLGLEAWPIDTGSAGPDNERRYLCCPAERGAVLLVLLDLEFSAPVS